The genome window TCATGTTTTCACATCTTATTAAGAAATACATATTAGGAGTTGCATAAGCCTTTAAGTTCAAAATAATTTGATACAGATGACTAGAAACCTGCTGAAGGTGATGTGATGCAGGGAAGATTCCCTCCCATCCCTCCAAGCTCACTACCGGGCTCACAGCAGAGGCGAGGTCAGTCAGCGTGTGGCTGCTTTAGGAACAGGCCGTCTGGTCAGCCGAAAGCCCTGCGTGCCCATGTGTCTGTAGACAAAGTCCAGGAGAGAACCATGATGCTTCTGCCCCTAGCCAAGCATGTGTTTCCCCACATGCTGTTATCCACAGAATagtaaaatatagatatataggaGGTGCTAGATCCTAGTACAAGACAAGAATTCAATCTAAAAACTTCTAGAAAGGtaatcaaaatatttctaattttaattgttATTCACAAAACTAACAACACAGATATTTTGTTCTTCAGAAATAACTATCAGTATCAAATGAGTGATATGTGACATACACAACTATTACCATTTAAGACAGTCCTTTATCCTTTTACGTGATTGTTTATGAGGACTGTTCGGCTTGAACACTAGTTGAATCTGGCGTCGGCATTCTGCAGCGTTTTGGCAGCAGCTCCTTTAGAATGCTCCAGCAGCTTGATGGCCTTGTCAGAGTTTTCAATGTTCCTGAGCAGGGTCTCTAGTCGTCTCTTGATTTTCTTCTGGTCCTCGAGAGCACAGCCGATCACGATGGACTGGAACTTTTGGTCCACCGGCCCCGCAGGAACCTCAGAGGAACAGGCGCTGTACAGAGACATCAGGTGACTCCGGGCGTTTCCCAGGTCGTCCAGAAACTTGCTGACCACCTCATCGATGATCCGCGTGGCATGCTTGAGGGACTCCTGCTGCTGGGGACTCCTGATTGTTTCCACTGAAACCTCCACAGTCAGGGTGCGTCCCATCAGACGGTTCGCAGTCAGATTTAATTCTTCTCGTTCTCCTAAtcataaaaagtttgaaatatcaaTCAATATGAGACACACCTACATCTTTGTCAAGAACACTAAGGCATTTTGTGTGTGGATAAATCTAGCCTGCGAGCACTTATACGTTTCTTAAAGGTATATACTGTTAGCAATAAGATTAACTTAGGATGtcagggaagactgagggcaagaggagggagaggagggccacagaggatgagacggctggatgacatcactgactcagtggacaggagtctgagcaaactcagggagacagtgaagggcagggaggcctggcgtgctgcagtccatcgggttacaaggagtcggacacgactgagcgactgaacagcattAAGAGTGAAGAGGATCAGCCTGGACACCAGGTGACTACCGTGGTCGTCGTGTctgcaggggctggggcaggtgTGCTGGTCAGCAGGAAATCAGATGCCCTGTGTCTACACGAGTATGTGCATTAGAGGAGGAAATAACTTTCCTTCTGCCTCTCTTGAGCTTTTGGCTGAGACCCTGTaataagacagattaacaagccaaaaaaaaaaaaacccagaagctCATTACCATGCAGACCTCATGTATACCTAGGAGACCCCCAGGGAAACAGTAACTCCAGGAGATGGCCCAGGCCTCCATCCTCAGGCCGAggcggtggggagggaggcgagtTTCCAGGGCCCCAGAAAGAGGACCATGTAGGTGAGGTTTTTGTGAGACTCAGTAGGTGCCCCCGCCGGCGCAGAGGGAGACCCCTCAGAAGCAGAGGTTTCCTTTACCAAGTGTAAACGTCCATTTCCCTCACAAAACGGTGACCTCAGCCGTTTCCAGAGCTGCTCCAACGCCTGCGGTTTCTCAAAAATGGCCAGCCCAGGATAATCCTTAGGGCAGAGACACATTTAGGGCAGCACATCCCGTGTGTCTGTGAGCACACCATTCCGGGCTCTGGTGGAGGAAACAGTGCCAAGACCCTGGGAGAAAGGCTGGCCCGAAACGAGGCGCTGACCTCATCCTGTCGGACCAACTCGGCCTGTGGTCTGAGTCTTGGCCAGCACGAGAAGGGTGCTGGGTCATCATCTCACTGCTTATTTGGAAATGAGCAATCTGCGCCGCTCTGTGTAACTGGCTTCCAAGTTCACTGCTGGTTGGCCAGGACGCAGGGGAGAGACGAGATGCTGACCCACGGTAGCCATGTGACGGTTTGGGTCCCGACCTGGGCGCGCCAGCCCCACGACCCAGGGGGTGGTCAGGGGGCACACCCAGCCCCCCGGGGCAGCCCGCCCTTTCTCCCGAAGGGGCTGCAGGGACCCCTGGCCtggccccccacctcccccgtcACGCCTCACCCCAGCTGctcctgtcctctgcctgcccccaccccctccacggCCCCGCCGGGCGGGCTCACCGTCGCTGATCTGCCGCATGTCCTGGCTGTTCTGGATGCTGTGGATCATCTCCAGGAGcacctccttctcctgctccACGGCCGTGGCCGCCTCCCGCAGAGCCTCCACCCTGCGGGCAGGGAGACCGTCAGTGCAGGAAGCCTGCCCCCGTCCGCCTCTCCGTCCAGCTCAGCTGTCAGGATGATCAGGGACACGCCCCTAACGCTtcactcctttttctttcctattctctactctttcccttcttcatccACTTGCCCCATGGCTCCTAGTTGCCTCCCTGCTCACAGGGCAAGCATTGTTTAGTACTTTTCTATTTGTAGATAAAAATCTGTACTTGTTTACTCGcctgttttcaatttatttatatcTCACTGCTTCTTCACTCAGCAGCATGTGTTACTAAGACCCGCTGGGTTCCCTTGTCGCCCAGCTCCCCTCACCACCCACCCGTGACTCCTGTGCCCTCGTGGCCCTGGGGACAGGCCCGACCCAGGGTGCGTCCCCCCTGGACTCCCCTCCAGAGCAGCCGCACGGGGCAGCCCTGGGTCCCAGGAACCCTGCCAGCCCTCGGCGTCCCCCAGCTGACAAGCGGTGTGTCAGTACTTAACCCGTGTTTCTTTCACTGCTGATAATTTTGGACATCTCTTTGTATCCCTGTGAGACAGCCTTTGCCtatcttgctctttcttttttaaactggggTTACTGTCCTCTTGCGTTATCTCCCATCTGACCCCATATAATCTGTGTCTGGGATGTCCTTCACTGAACACAGAGCCTTATTTTGAAGCGATCAGACCCAtcattttcttggttttgttCTGCCTCCTGGCTCATGCAGTGACGTTCTGTTTCAGGGTCCTCCCATCCCGAGCTCGGGACATACTTGCCTACATCTCGTATTGACTCTCTCTCTCACCTTTCTCATACTCATGTCTTCATCCATCCAGAATTCACCTCTGTTTATGATTAgataaagattttgttttcttttcctccaaacAGTGAGCCATTTCCCCCAACATTACCCACCCTAAATCCATCTTTTCCTCAATGATTTGCACTGTCTGCCTCTGAAATCGATTCCCAAGCACCACGTGCCCCAACTCCCCACCCAACCAGACACACATGCACTTACTACACAGACAGAGCCAGCGACTAAAGACTGAGGCTGTGAAATCATCAGAGCAAGAAAACAACCATGTGTGTTTGAAGTGCCGCAAGTAAATAAGTCACCAACTTATGCAAAGTAAATGTGACAGACCCAACTCCAGTACTCAGATCAGCCTTAGAGCACCTCCCTGGGCACAGCCGTGTTCTAGCACGTGTTCCTGCCATACAAGGgggtccccgccccgccccagccacACACGGGCCTCTTCCCTACAGGCACCCACCTGTTACCCCCAAAATAGCACCAACACACTGTAAAGTCACAGGGTTTCAATTCTCGGGATACTAAATATATGCTGGACTCTGCTTGTAAGAgccagtggaagcacagagctcGTAAGAACCTTGTGTGACAATGTGGCTGGAAAGTAGCTGGAGCCATGAGAACCCTACAGGACAGTGGCCACGCACCAGGCGGCCTCCCAGCGGCACGCGCGGCGCGCTCACGCCTTCCACACGAGCAGACTCGGCCTGGGCCCACGAAGGGGGTCGGGTGAGCACCAACAAGAAGCGGGCGACAAAAGTGACTCTAGTGTTGAAATGGCACCCGAGTCACTGGTAAAGGAGACGATGCTGAAAGAAGAGCTGACTTTTCCAGCACTCCTGAGTCTGTATTCAAATATAagatgataaagagaaaattgtTACTCTAAAGAAGTATGATAATAAATATGATAATTTATAATAGTATGTTCATGGAGTTGTTAACAAGAAAATGGCTTGAAAGGAGACActcctgaaaaaaatttaaatctgtcATATAAAGATGTTTTGTCATTAAATGAAACCAAATATAGGGGAAATTGGATGGAACTTTTCTCCCAAGGTTAGAAACTGCCAGGCATTTTCCCtgtgaaaaacattttattttttctagccTTTTTAGTATATGATTTTATGTAAACTTCTCATTTCACAGCAAAGATACAATTCCCTTCTTCAGCATGTAGATCCCCAGGGCTTTCTGGCAGCGTGGCCCTCTCATTGCTGCCCCTCAACCTCCTGAACATTCTTTATCCCTGGCCCAGGTCCGTTAGGTGATCCTTTTTCAAAAGCCAGTCCTTTTGGCAGAACTGTTTCCTTAGcaacttcctccttcctctcccttgaGTCGTTCAAAACTACATCCGTCTAGTGTATGGACTACATCACAGGCttagtttcttattttaaaaagctggacctgggacttccctggtggttcgtggctaagactccaagctcccagtgcagggggtccaggCTGGACTGCTGGCCAGAGAACCAgaccccacacgctgcaactGAAGATGCTGCGTGCTGCCGTGAAGGCCAAGGAGCCGTGTGCTGCTGGGAAGGCCCAGGGCAGTCAAACGAGGATTTTCAAAAGCTGAGCCTCTGCTTAGTCTGCTTAGGTTATCCTGGTGCTATTTATCAGCCGTCGGTCTTACGTTCAACTCAACATGTGCGGtactcagccacttcagtcgtgtccgactctgatcctatggactgcagcccaccaggcttctctgtccatgggattcttcaggcaagaacactggagagggttgctgtgccctcctccaggggatcttcccaacctagggattgaacctgcatctcttagctcccctgcattggcaagtgggctttttttttttttttaaccactagcaacacctgggaagccctaaattcaACTCATAACACATCTTTTTGTCTTTGTCCCTTGCATTAGTTTTAAAACAGTTAGTtactaaatattcaaatatttcccaCCCACCCTTCTGTGATTTCTCCTGGAACTTTGCCCACAAGAGCGTTAGCCATTTCACTTTACCCTTCACCTTAACACATCACTGGACAATGCTCCTTGGCAGAGGGGACAGCTCTGTTTTTACTAGCGGATCCTGCAAGAGCTATgtgtccaaattgggaaagaactGATCCCCACAGCAAGGCTGGCCTGGGCTGTGCTCCTGGAAAACTCTCTGCATGAGATCACAACAAAGCTTTAACTACAGAGAAACTGTTCGGAATGTTCCGTGAGGACAAAATCGGGAGTGCGTGCCTCCTCGGCTGGTCTCGGCAGGCAGACCGGCCGCCCAGCAGGCGCCCTGTGCCGGGTGCGGGCCGCTGCTCACACCGGCTCCGCTGCCGCATCCTAGCTGAGTGGCCTCGAGCAGCTGCTGAcattctctctgcctcagtttcctcctctgacaCAGGGATCATGAGGTGGCGGGTGTGACTGAGTGAGGCAAGGTGGTACAGGGTGTAAGTCGCCTACTGAGAGCAGGGACTGAACTACGAGCTCACAGATGCAGAACCGCGAGTGTGGGGGCTGGCTCCTACACCATTTCCTAGAGGAGATCTGCGCATCCCTGGCTTCTGGTACCCAGGGGCCCTGGAACCAATCCCTGCAGTCACCGAGGGACCACCGCATGCAGCACATGCCCAGAACGGGGCCGTGAACACCGGCTTCTGGGTGTCTTTATGCACTCAGCATTACGAACTCAGGATTGTAAGCAACAAGGCTCCCTAATCATCACCCAAACAGTAGGGAACACTCACTACTGAGACACCGATGTTAAAATGGGCCGAGGCTTTAGGGTCAGGAGCCAGTCCAGAGCAGAACGGCCTCAGGCGGCCACTCTCCCTCTGGACCTTCACTGCTGCTAAAGGAGATAATCGATGTCCTCCTCCTGCCTTGGAGGATTTTGGAAGGTTCACATGATACTATCTGTGAGAAGTGACTTTTAAATTACAGGCTCTGACACAGTATTAACTAGCGTGCTGTCTTCTGGCTCCGGAGGTCGGGTCAGCCCAGCAGGAGACTCAGCTCAAGGCCCCcggcccctgcccccgcccttGTTCCTTGGCCGCCCGGCGCCCAGGAGGCCTGCTCTGCGGACACAGGCAAGCAGCTGGCTCCCCGTCCTGCCATCCCCGGGGCTGCTCTCCACACCCCGCGGCCCAAGCATCTTCACCACCACCCAGAGCTTCAGGGCCACTCACACCCTGCAGAGATGGCACTCAACAGCCCCTGATCCAAGCCTGGATCTAAGTGGAATTTTCACCTCTTTCAGTAAAATCATATACTATTCCTACACT of Cervus canadensis isolate Bull #8, Minnesota chromosome 28, ASM1932006v1, whole genome shotgun sequence contains these proteins:
- the BAG2 gene encoding BAG family molecular chaperone regulator 2, translated to MAQARISAKANEGRFCRSSSMADRSSRLLESLDQLELRVEALREAATAVEQEKEVLLEMIHSIQNSQDMRQISDGEREELNLTANRLMGRTLTVEVSVETIRSPQQQESLKHATRIIDEVVSKFLDDLGNARSHLMSLYSACSSEVPAGPVDQKFQSIVIGCALEDQKKIKRRLETLLRNIENSDKAIKLLEHSKGAAAKTLQNADARFN